The proteins below come from a single Aegilops tauschii subsp. strangulata cultivar AL8/78 chromosome 6, Aet v6.0, whole genome shotgun sequence genomic window:
- the LOC109735378 gene encoding catalase isozyme 2 codes for MDPCKFRPSSSFDTKTTTTNAGQPVWNDNEALTVGPRGPILLEDYHLLEKIAHFARERIPERVVHARGASAKGFFECTHDVTGLTCADFLRAPGARTPVIVRFSTVIHERGSPETIRDPRGFAVKFYTREGNWDLLGNNFPVFFIRDGIKFPDVIHAFKPNPKSHVQEYWRVFDFLSHHPESLHTFFFLFDDVGIPTDYRHMDGFGVNTYTFVSRAGKSHYVKFHWRPTCGVSCLMDDEATLVGGKNHSHATQDLYDSIDAGNFPEWKLFVQVIDPDDEDRFDFDPLDDTKTWPEDLVPLQPVGRLVLDRNVDNFFNENEQLAFGPGLVVPGIYYSDDKMLQCRVFAYADTQRYRLGPNYLMLPVNAPKCGFKNNHYDGAMNFMHRDEEVDYYPSRHAPLRHAEPASFPVPTRPVVGKREKTRIKKENDFVQPGERYRSWAPDRQDRFVRRFADALAHPKVSHELRVIWIDFLSKCDKSCGMKVANRLNVKPSM; via the exons ATGGATCCCTGCAAG TTCCGGCCGTCGAGCAGCTTCGACACCAAGACGACGACCACCAACGCCGGCCAGCCGGTGTGGAACGACAACGAGGCGCTCACCGTCGGCCCGCGCGGCCCCATCCTGCTGGAGGACTACCACCTGCTGGAGAAGATCGCCCACTTCGCGCGCGAGCGCATCCCGGAGCGCGTCGTCCACGCCAGGGGCGCCTCCGCCAAGGGCTTCTTCGAGTGCACCCACGACGTCACCGGCCTCACCTGCGCCGACTTCCTCCGCGCGCCCGGGGCGCGCACCCCCGTCATCGTCCGCTTCTCCACCGTCATCCACGAGCGCGGCTCGCCCGAGACCATCCGCGACCCGCGCGGGTTCGCCGTCAAGTTCTACACGCGCGAGGGCAACTGGGACCTGCTCGGCAACAACTTCCCCGTCTTCTTCATCCGCGACGGCATCAAGTTCCCCGACGTCATCCACGCCTTCAAGCCCAACCCCAAGTCGCACGTGCAGGAGTACTGGCGCGTCTTCGACTTCCTCTCCCACCACCCGGAGAGCCTCcacaccttcttcttcctcttcgacGACGTCGGCATCCCCACCGACTACCGCCACATGGACGGCTTCGGCGTCAACACCTACACCTTCGTCTCCCGCGCCGGCAAGTCCCACTACGTCAAGTTCCACTGGAGGCCCACCTGCGGCGTCAGCTGCCTCATGGACGACGAGGCCACCCTCGTCGGCGGCAAGAATCACAGCCACGCCACCCAGGACCTCTACGACTCCATCGACGCCGGCAACTTCCCCGAGTGGAAGCTCTTCGTGCAGGTCATCGACCCCGACGACGAGGACCGCTTCGACTTCGACCCGCTCGACGACACCAAGACCTGGCCCGAGGACCTCGTCCCCCTCCAGCCCGTGGGGCGCCTCGTGCTCGACCGCAACGTCGACAACTTCTTCAACGAGAACGAGCAGCTGGCCTTCGGCCCGGGGCTCGTCGTGCCCGGGATCTACTACTCCGACGACAAGATGCTGCAGTGCAGGGTGTTCGCCTACGCCGACACGCAGCGCTACCGCCTGGGGCCCAACTACCTGATGCTCCCCGTCAACGCGCCCAAGTGCGGCTTCAAGAACAACCACTACGACGGCGCCATGAACTTCATGCACCGCGACGAGGAGGTGGACTACTACCCGTCACGCCACGCGCCGCTCCGGCACGCCGAGCCGGCCAGCTTCCCCGTGCCCACGCGGCCCGTCGTCGGAAAAAGGGAGAAGACGAGGATCAAGAAGGAGAACGACTTCGTGCAGCCCGGGGAGAGGTACCGCAGCTGGGCGCCCGACCGCCAGGACAGGTTCGTGCGCCGCTTCGCCGACGCGCTCGCCCACCCCAAGGTCAGCCACGAGCTCCGCGTCATCTGGATCGACTTCCTCTCCAAG TGTGACAAGTCGTGCGGCATGAAGGTGGCCAACCGCCTTAACGTGAAGCCAAGCATGTGA